The Entelurus aequoreus isolate RoL-2023_Sb linkage group LG08, RoL_Eaeq_v1.1, whole genome shotgun sequence genome segment TTAGTGCACCAAAAATACTATTTATTGTGAGTAATAATTGTTATGAATATGACAATCAAATAAGTATTGGGGGTATGGAATTTTTGAAAGGTTACTGATAGAAATTGCACCCCTCAACTTGGGGGTACAGTTTGCGTCTGCAAATGTTGCATGTATTTTTTATCTGTGTGAAACAGGGTTTGTCATGCTATATTTTGTAATATGTGGTGACTGAGTGTGTCAAATATATGGTCgcgggggtcactggagcctatctcagctgcattcggacggtaggcggggtacaccctggacatatatatatatatatatatatatatatatatatatatatatatatatatatatatatatatatatatatatatatatatatatagtaatagtaatagtacatAAGCAAATGTGTACATTGAAGCATTATGAagtaatacatatttatatgtgattttgttttgctgtttggGTTTGTCTGCAAAAATGCTAAATAAACAgttaataaattattttattttataataaaaatgtattttgacaATTAAATCTAGTGTATATGTAATGAGGAAAAATGCTAAATTATTTTTAGCTACAATATATGCTTAATATTTGAGCAGTGCATGGGACTATCACAACTGCAAAcaagttgtttttaaatgtaaaggGTACATCATTCTGAGTTATTGATTTGTGTGTCGGCTTTTGATGTAAAAATACAAGATATGAAAAATATTCATATTGTAGTTATCTAATTTGAAGGCAAGGATTACGATGTGTTTATTCTATTGACAAAAACAGAATTGCAAAGTTGATATTGCTTCAGTGGGCCCTTTATTGCTTTCCTCGGGAGACAAACATATGACAACACACGTCGAATCCCAAATGCAAGATGCAGTTTAGTGGTACTGTCTTCCCAGAGCGGACACCACCACAGACAAGAACTTCTGCCAGGCGGCCTGAGTGTCAGCATTGAATGCATTTCCCATCCTGGCTGCGATGACGATGGTCAAACAGTCGGCCAGCAACTACGTGAACAAAACAACCACAGTCAGCGTTGTCATGATTCTGACAAATAAGTTACTTGACATTACTTCACAAAAGATTTACCCTGAAGTTGTCGGGATCCACGTGCAGCTTCTCAGAGTGCAGCACGCTCAGTTCGGCGTAGGTTTCCTTGATGTTGTCCATGTTCTTGAAGGCCCGGTCCAGCCCGTGCAGGATTTTGACGCCATGAGCTGCGATTTGGGGGTTGCTCTTGATGGCTTCAGCATTGTAGAGGTTACCGAAGGCACCGAAGTACCTCTGAGTCCATGGGTAGACGATCAGACACCTGTATGGAGACAATTCAAAGGTGAATTCAATGAACTGATTTGCATTCTATAGTCAACAATCTACCTGCAGAGAGCCTTGGAGCCGATGTCGTCGTAGTCCAGGCCGGTCATGATGCCGGTGATGATGGATCGCTCTTGTTCAGTCCACTCAACCATGTTGCCGCTTGTTTGTTTCGGTTCAGGTTTCAGGAGAAAATGCTGAATAGAGCTCCAGACGCTCCGCGGTTCTATTTAAACGGCTCAAAGGTCCCCCCGCCCTGAAGGAGAACGTGCTATGATAGGCTGCAGATGGAAGGCTGCAGATAAACCATAGACCCTTCTCGAACTTTCTGGATGTTTCTCAATGTATAaaccttcacaaaaaaagaaatacattaagacattttAAAAAGACTGTTGCCTTATTATTTATACTGTACTTACGGGTGCATTACAATAAACAATCTTTGATGAGGATATTTATTACAGTAGTTtaattcaaaaagtaaaattattacattCTATGCACTACACACAGACAATGTCTTTTTTAACTTAATTATTATGAAGATTCATTTCATCTATGATTATGAACTCATTAAAAATTTCAGTAtgacatatattttaaaaaatgtcaaaaagttGAATATTGATTGAATCCAACTTTCTATAATTGGTCTCTTTGTTTGAACAGAACATCTAAAATCAAATAACTTTCTCACCACTTTCTAATTGATTGATATGCACCTGTATTTGTATATCTATATGCACATAGTGTGTACGCACTGTACACAGAtcgacacacacatacatttttcaagtaaaaagtCCACTATAAAGAATCTACCATGACAGTTTAATTAAAgtctgtgtttgtgtttgctTAAAATTATACACATTAGTAATATTTACAAGCATGCATACTTTTGTTACAATACAATTCAAATATTCAACAGCTAAATAGAAATAATTGAAAGAGACCAAGTTGCTACATTTTAATAATAACCATACACTGGGGGTTGAATCATCATATCCTAATTGAATAAATCACTAAAAAGCGCATGCATTATaataaattgagaaaaaaaaagaagatttttcATGGAGTGTATTGTGGTATATAGTCATAGTTCAAATGTGTATATTTGAACCCCGGAAAACTGTTTCCAACGCTCATCATTTTCTTCAAGcttattgcaatatatatatatatatatatatatatatatatatatatatatatatatatatatatatatatatatatatatatatatatatacatatatatatatacatatatacatatatatattatatatatacatttatatatatacttatatatatatatatatatatatatatatatatatatatatatatatatatatatatatatatgtatatatatatatatatatatgtatatatatatatatatatatatatatatatatatatatatatatatatatatatatatatatatatatatatatatatatatatatatatatatatatatatgtatatatatatatatatatatatatatatatatatatatatatatatatatatatatatatatatatatatatatatatatatatatatatatataaacacaaatatatttatatacatatctattttttttattttagagaACATTTATTTGATGTTACTGTGGTCTAATTAACTAAAGCGTCCAAAAAAGTATTGGGTCTTTTCATGTTTGAGTGTTATCGTTAAAACCACACCGGTGTTATCTTCAGTAGCGCCCCCTCCGCCCAGTAACACACAGccgaaagtcaaatatttttattACAAAGATACTGCAAGAAAGGGGTATATGTCAATTAagcaaacttaattttttttcttaaattaaatttataaaacaataaaccattttaatcagattaatcacagggttACTGTGGGCTAATTTTAATTAACCACAATTAATAGCATTCATTTTATTGCATATTAAAGAGACTCGAACAAGAAGGAACTACCGGTATACATCATATGCACTTAACATGGTTATTAACATCTTTACCATCATTTTCAAAGTAACATATTTTTTATTCTAAACAAACAGTTATTGGCATTAATTACTcattttgtgttataaatgtgctATTTTTAGATGGAAGTTCTTTGGTGAAAAGAAATTTGCTTCCTGCAGTGTACATACTGCTCTATGTTGGTCAACTGCTCCATCATTTCACGTCATTTTAGGcaggccacataattttatgtggtccgccgcaTCATTTGATGTGATCCACCGTGTCATTCAatttggtccaccacatcatttaaagtggtctgttacataatttaatgtggcacGCGAAATCATTCTATATGGTCCggcgcatcattttatgtggttataACATAACAttaatttggccctagtgtgtgaatgttgtctgtctatctgtgttggccctgcgatggggtggcaacttgtccagggtgtaccacgcctaccgcccgaatgcaactgagatagactccagcaccccccgcgaccccgaaacggacaagcggtagaaaatggatggatggatggatggatggatggatggatggataacataaCATGGTCAGGTAGCTgaccatgttatttatgtagcctgtacatatatacaggactgtctcagaaaattagaatattgtgataaagttctttattttctgtaatgcaattaaaaaaacaaaaatgtcatacattctggattcattacacatcaactgaaatattgcaagccttttattattttaatattgccgattatggcatacagcttaagaaaactcaaaaatcgtatctcaaaaaattagaatatttcctcagaccaagtaaaaaaaaaagatttataacagcaaaacaaaatcaaacatttgaaaatgtcaattaatgcactcagtacttggttgggaatccttttgtacgaattactgcatcaatgtggcgtggcatggaggcaatcagcctgtggcattgctgaggtgttatggatgcccaggatgcttcaatagcggcctttagctcatttgcattattgggtctggtgtctttcagcttcttcttcacaataccccacaaattctctatggggttcaggtcaggggagttggcaggccaatcgaggacagtaatgccatggtcagtacaccagttactggtggttttggcactgtaggCAGGTgtcagatcatgctggaaaaagaaatcatcatctccatagagcttttcaacagatggaagcatgtagagctctaaaatctctagaagcgtctgacttgggctatggaaaagaagcactggacagttgcagagtggtccagagtcctgttttcagacgaaagcaagttttgtatttaatttggaagtcaaggcgctagagtctggaggaaggctggagaggagaaaaatccaagttgcttgaaatccagtgtgaagttcccacagtcagcaatggtttggggagccatgtcagctgctggtgttggtccactgtgtttcatcaagtccagagtcaatgcagctgtgtaccaagagattttagagcactacatgcttccatctgttgaaacgctctatggagatgatttcattttccagcataatctgacacctgcccacagtgccaaaaccaccagtaactggtgtactgaccatggcattactgtctttgattggcctgccaactcccctgacctgaaccccatagagaatttgtggggtattgtgaagaagaagctgaaagacaccagacccaataatgcaaatgagctaaaggccgctattgaaccATCTTGGGCATCcaaaacacctcagcaatgccacaggctgattgcgtatatgccacgccgcattgatgcagtaatccgtgcaaaaggattcccaaccaagtattgagtgcattaattgacatttccaaatgtttgattttgttttgctgttataaatcttttttttacttggtctgaggaaatattctaattttttgagatacgatttttgagttttcttaagctgtatgccataatcagcattgatgtgtaatgaatccagaatgtatgacatttttgtttttttaattgcattacagaaaataaaggactttgtctatatatatatatatatatatgtatgtatatatatatatatatatatatatatatatatatatatatatatatatatatatatatatatatatatatatatatatatatatatatatatatatatatatatatatatatatatatatatataatgtcatggctgtcttgactttcaaatcatttctacaactcctatttttttttgtgatagagtgattggagcacacacttgctggtcacaaaaaacattcatgaagtttggttcttttatgaatttattatgggtctactggaaatgtgaccaaatctgctgggtcaaaagtatacatacagcaatgttaatatttggttacatgtcccttggcaagtttcactgcaataaggtgcttttggtagccatccacaagcttgacaaaatcggtgcagttcagctaaatgtgttggttttctgacatggacttgtttcttcagcattgtccacacgtttaagtccggactttgggaaggccattctaaaaccttcattctagcctgatttagccattcctttaccacttttgacgtgtgtttggggtcattgtcaatcaatcaatcaatcaatgtttatttatatagccctaaatcacaagtgtctcaaagggctgtacaagccacaacgacatcctcggtacagagcccacatacgggcaaggaaaaactcaccccagtgggacgtcggtgaatgactatgagaaaccttggagaggaccgcatatgtgggtaaccccccccctctaggggagaccgaaagcaacggatgtcgagtgggtctgacataacattgtgaaagtccagtccacagtggatccaacacatcagcgggagtccagtccacagcggggccaacaggaaaccatcccgagcggagacgggtcagcagcgcagagatgtccccaaccgatgcacaggctagtggtccacccggggtcccggctctggacagccagcacttcatccatggccaccggacctatgcaactccccctcgcaagggacaggggagaagaggagagaagaaaagaaacggcagatcaactggtctaaaaaagggggggtctatttaaaggctagattatacaaatgagttttaagatgggacttaaatgcttctactgaggtagcatctctaactgttaccgggagggcattccagagtactggagcccgaatagaaaacgctctatagcccgcagacttttttttggctctgggaatcactaataagccggagttctttgaacgcagatttcttgtcgggacatatggtacaatacaatcggcgagataggctggagctaaaccgtgtaatattttatacgtaagtagtaaaaccttaaagccagtgcaagtgagccagtataggcgtaatatgatcaaactttcttgtttttgtcaaaagccttgcagccgcattttgtaccaactgtaatcttttaatgctagacatagggaggcccgaaaataatacgttacagtaatcgagacgagacgtaacgaacgcatgaataatgatctcagcgtcgctagtggacaagatggaacgaattttagcgatattacggagatgaaagaaggccgttttagtaacactcttaatgtgtgactcaaacgagagagttgggtcgaagataatacccagattctttaccgagtctccttgtttaattgtttggttgtcaaatgttaaggtggtattattaaatagatgttggtgtctagcaggaccgataatcagcatttccgttttcttagcgttgagttgcaaaaagttagcggacatccattgtttaatttcattaagacacgcctccagctgactacagtccggcgtgttggtcagctttaggggcatgtagagttgagtgtcatcagcataacagtgaaagctaacaccgtacttgcgtatgatgtcacccagcggcagcatgtaaatactaaagagtgcagggccaagaaccgaaccctggggaactccgcacgttaccttgacatagtccgaggtcacattgttatgggagacgcactgcatcctgtcagtaagataagagttaaaccaagacaaggctaagtctgacataccaatacgtgttttgatacgctctaataaaatattatgatcgacggtatcgaaagcggcgctaagatcaagaagcagcaacatagatgacgcatcagaatccatcgttagcaatagatcattagtcatttttgcgagggctgtctccgtagagtgatttgccctgaaaccggattgaaaaggttcacagagattgttagtcactaagtgttcatttagctgctgtgcaacagttttttcgagaattttggaaataaacggaaggtgggagaccggtcggtagtttaccatgaggtcaggatcgaggttaggtcttttgagcagaggatgaataaccgcttttttgaatgctaggggaacagtgccggaggaaagtgataagtttataatatttaacactgatggacctaataatacaaacagttccttgataagtttcccaggaagtgggtcaagtaaacatgttgtttgttttatcccacttacacgctgtaataattcctctaatgttatttcatcaaaaatagagagactattttggagggcagtgtccgtcgtatatacagtcgtatttgtgttaatagagcccagttgtagctgggatgcgttgtctttaatctcctttctaatgagttcaattttcttattaaagaaattcataaaatcatctgccgagtgggtggagctactgggaggagtcccttgttgggttagcgatgctactgtactaaacagaaatttaggatcgtttttgttgaggcggatgagatttgagtagtatttagctttagctaaggtaagcatgcgtttataagttattaaactatcactccatgcttgatggaaaacctcaagtttagtcgcgcgccatttgcgttccagttttctacatgataatttatgagctctaatttcttctgtaaaccatggggtgcgccttttaggggcccttttttgctttagcggtgctatactatcaataatttcgcgcaaggcatcgtcaaagttgttagtgagtttatcaatagagccgacataatttgggaatggtgctattaccgaaggcagtaggtcagcaagagtcatcgttgtggcagcattaatgttgcggccgctatagcagttattattattattagcttgttgacaaagagtcaaaacttcaaattttataaggtaatgatcggacattactttagtatatggaagtatcataactttggaggtggtgacacccctgacaagcactagatctattgtattaccgttgcgatgcgtgggttcatgtattatttgtgtaagaccacagctatcaattatggtttggagcgccacgcactgagggtccgatggggtattcatatggatattaaagtcccccattatgattatattgtcggcgtgcgtcactagatcagcaacgaactctgagaattcactgataaagtccgaatagggcccaggggggcggtagataacagccaggtcgagaggtagcggtgtgacagacctcatagtaagcacctcaaacgatttatatttattatttaggttaggggtaaggttgaaattttcattgtatattagtgcgacaccccctccccttttaagagggcgggcaacatgcgcattcgtatagttaggaggagatgcctcattgagcgcaaaaaattcgtccggtttgagccaggtttcgctaagaccaatgacgttaagattgttgtctctaatgacctcattaaccaataacgccttgggagacaatgatcttatgtttaaaaagcccatattataggtattgggctgttttgacgagtttttgttaagattatccgtagtggcaatattaacaatgttgcgtttattatgcgtagtgcactttaaatagtttcgaccatatctaggaattgatatgacgggaattttccgattgtttgcttggtgctgcaatagactggacatatcataatttgccacctcagtagaatgcatgtccacctctgacacagacacaacagaaaaaacattatgtgaattgtgtattattctaagagaattgctatgcgtacatggattatccagcctggcgctggctagttctagcttaactgactcctcacccggactaacagacattgtaattgcctgtgaccgggcttgctctagtgtagtcagtcaagtgagacttaaatagtagtctatgtttctagacaggatgatggcgccttcctggttagggtgaaggccgtctctcatcagcaagcctggtttgccccagaaagagggccagttatcaataaacgttagtccctgcgtcctacagtagctagccaaccacttgttaagcgagactaatctgctatatctctcatcattgcctctcgcaggcagggggccagagacaattactcgatgcctggacatctttctggcgagatcacaagtcctggctatgtttctctttgtaatctctgactgtctcattctagtgtcattggagccaacgtgtacaactatattcgcataattagtggtgcgattagcctgtcgtacgtgtttactaggcctgttgcgagttagctccctaagattagcttcaatgtcaggtgctctggccccggggatacactttattgtggctggtttgctaagctttatgtttcgggtgatggagtcccctataactaaggtgtggtgcccggtagactggggtgtaggactagctaaagagctaaatctattatgcgtctcaaccggtacaccgtagcttgtaggccgcttaggactgctacaagctgggctagttagctcgctacagctaacgctagcagatgtgtccgcaacatctaaagttacgacattactctgctctaactggcggacacggccctctagcagagccaacctctccgtgagtatggtgcaagacgcgcaggaagccattactcacagtgttttctgtcaccgagtgaagttcctgctgtcctcagggaagtggtcgcggtctgtaggagtagcttcttactgaccggcgctgcctttctccgcgctagcttagcagctagctagctgaggaaagggtggtgggacagagatcgggtgatttgcaagttaaatagtaccactaaaaatgtttgagagtgataaagaaagctgtagaacaattaaaagcacacagatagagcgctacttagctttttcgcaacagcgaacagac includes the following:
- the LOC133655771 gene encoding hemoglobin subunit beta-2-like, whose protein sequence is MVEWTEQERSIITGIMTGLDYDDIGSKALCRCLIVYPWTQRYFGAFGNLYNAEAIKSNPQIAAHGVKILHGLDRAFKNMDNIKETYAELSVLHSEKLHVDPDNFRLLADCLTIVIAARMGNAFNADTQAAWQKFLSVVVSALGRQYH